Proteins encoded by one window of Manis pentadactyla isolate mManPen7 chromosome X, mManPen7.hap1, whole genome shotgun sequence:
- the GDI1 gene encoding rab GDP dissociation inhibitor alpha isoform X1, translating into MDEEYDVIVLGTGLTECILSGIMSVNGKKVLHMDRNPYYGGESSSITPLEELYKRFQLLDGPSEAMGRGRDWNVDLIPKFLMANGQLVKMLLYTEVTRYLDFKVVEGSFVYKGGKIYKVPSTETEALASNLMGMFEKRRFRKFLVFVANFDENDPKTFEGVDPQNTSMRDVYRKFDLGQDVIDFTGHALALYRTDDYLDQPCLETINRIKLYSESLARYGKSPYLYPLYGLGELPQGFARLSAIYGGTYMLNKPVDDIIMENGKVVGVKSEGEVARCKQLICDPSYIPDRVRKAGQVIRIICILSHPIKNTNDANSCQIIIPQNQVNRKSDIYVCMISYAHNVAAQGKYIAIASTTVETGEPEKEIEPALELLEPIDQKFVAISDLYEPIDDGSESQVFCSCSYDATTHFETTCNDIKDIYKRMAGSAFDFENMKRKQNDVFGEADQ; encoded by the exons ATGGACGAGGAGTACGATGTGATCGTGCTGGGAACCGGCCTCACT GAGTGTATCCTGTCAGGCATCATGTCCGTGAATGGGAAGAAAGTGCTGCACATGGACCGGAACCCCTACTATGGGGGTGAGAGCTCTTCTATCACACCCCTAGAGGAG CTGTATAAACGGTTTCAATTGCTGGATGGGCCCTCTGAGGCAATGGGCCGGGGCCGAGACTGGAACGTGGACCTGATCCCCAAATTCCTCATGGCCAATG GGCAGTTGGTAAAGATGCTGCTGTATACAGAGGTGACACGCTATCTGGACTTCAAGGTGGTGGAGGGCAGCTTTGTCTACAAAGGGGGCAAGATCTACAAAGTACCATCCACTGAGACTGAAGCGTTGGCTTCCA ATCTGATGGGCATGTTTGAGAAACGGCGCTTCCGCAAGTTCCTGGTGTTTGTGGCGAACTTTGATGAGAATGACCCCAAGACATTTGAAGGTGTTGACCCCCAGAACACCAGCATGCGCGATGTCTACCGGAAGTTTGACCTGGGCCAGGACGTCATTGACTTCACCGGCCATGCCCTGGCACTCTACCGCACCGATGA CTACCTGGACCAGCCCTGTCTTGAGACCATCAATCGCATCAAGTTGTATAGCGAGTCCCTGGCCCGGTATGGCAAGAGCCCATATTTATACCCGCTCTACGGCCTTGGCGAGCTGCCCCAGGGCTTTGCAAG ATTGAGTGCTATCTATGGGGGGACGTATATGCTGAACAAACCTGTGGACGACATCATCATGGAGAATGGCAAGGTGGTGGGTGTGAAGTCTGAGGGAGAG GTGGCCCGCTGCAAGCAGCTGATCTGTGACCCCAGCTACATTCCAGACCGTGTTCGGAAGGCCGGCCAGGTTATCCGCATCATCTGTATCCTCAGCCACCCCATCAAGAACACTAACGATGCCAACTCCTGCCAGATCATCATCCCCCAGAACCAGGTCAACAGGAAGTCAG ACATCTACGTATGCATGATTTCCTATGCACACAATGTGGCTGCGCAGGGCAAGTACATAGCCATCGCCAGTACCACAGTGGAGACTGGGGAGCCTGAAAAGGAGATTGAGCCAGCCCTGGAGCTGCTGGAGCCCATTGACCAGAA GTTTGTAGCCATCAGTGACTTGTATGAGCCCATCGACGATGGTTCTGAGAGCCAG GTGTTCTGCTCCTGCTCCTATGATGCTACTACACACTTCGAGACAACCTGCAATGACATTAAAGACATCTACAAGCGCATGGCAGGCTCTGCCTTTGACTTTGAGAACATGAAGCGCAAACAGAACGATGTCTTTGGAGAAGCTGACCAGTGA
- the FAM50A gene encoding protein FAM50A codes for MAQYKGAASEAGRAMHLMKKREKQREQMEQMKQRIAEENIMKSNIDKKFSAHYDAVEAELKSSTVGLVTLNDMKAKQEALVKEREKQLAKKEQSKELQLKLEKLREKARKKEAERKISSLSFTLEEEWEAGEEGDEAALYEEELEREEITTKKRKLGKNPDVDTSFLPDRDREEEENRLREELRQEWEAKQEKIKSEEIEITFSYWDGSGHRRTVKMKKGNTMQHFLQKALEILRKDFSELRSAGVEQLMYIKEDLIIPHHHSFYDFIVTKARGKSGPLFNFDVHDDVRLLSDATVEKDESHAGKVVLRSWYEKNKHIFPASRWEPYDPEKKWDKYTIR; via the exons ATGGCTCAGTACAAGGGCGCCGCGAGCGAGGCGGGCCGTGCCATGCACCTGATGAAGAAGCGGGAGAAGCAGCGCGAGCAGATGGAGCAGATGAAACAGCGGATTGCCGAG GAGAACATAATGAAATCCAACATTGACAAGAAGTTCTCTGCACACTATGATGCTGTGGAGGCAGAGCTCAAGTCCAGCACTGTGG GTCTTGTGACCCTAAATGACATGAAGGCCAAGCAGGAGGCTCTCGTGAAGGAGCGGGAGAAGCAGCTGGCCAAGAAGGAACAGTCAAAGGAGCTACAGCT GAAACTGGAGAAGCTGCGAGAGAAGGCACGCAAGAAGGAGGCCGAGCGAAAGATCTCCAGCCTGTCCTTCACCCTGGAGGAAGAGTGGGAGGCAGGCGAGGAGGGGGACGAGGCGGCCCTGTACgaggaggagctggagagggAAG AGATCACCACAAAGAAGAGGAAATTGGGGAAGAACCCAGATGTGGACACGAGCTTCTTGCCTGACCGAGACCGCGAG gaggaggagaatcGGCTCCGGGAAGAGCTGCGCCAAGAGTGGGAAGCCAAGCAGGAGAAGATCAAGA GTGAGGAAATTGAAATCACCTTCAGTTACTGGGATGGTTCTGGGCACCGGCGGACAGTCAAG ATGAAAAAGGGCAACACGATGCAGCATTTCCTGCAGAAAGCACTTGAGATCCTGCGCAAAGACTTCAGTGAGCTCAG GTCAGCAGGGGTGGAGCAGCTCATGTACATCAAGGAGGACCTAATCATACCCCAC CACCACAGCTTCTATGACTTCATCGTTACCAAGGCGCGGGGGAAGAGCG GGCCACTCTTTAATTTTGATGTTCATGATGATGTGAGGCTGCTCAGTGACGCCACGGTGGAGAAGGACGAG tCGCACGCGGGCAAGGTGGTGCTGAGGAGCTGGTATGAGAAGAACAAGCACATCTTCCCTGCCAGTCGCTGGGAGCCCTACGACCCCGAGAAGAAGTGGGACAAGTACACG ATCCGGTGA
- the GDI1 gene encoding rab GDP dissociation inhibitor alpha isoform X2: MDEEYDVIVLGTGLTLYKRFQLLDGPSEAMGRGRDWNVDLIPKFLMANGQLVKMLLYTEVTRYLDFKVVEGSFVYKGGKIYKVPSTETEALASNLMGMFEKRRFRKFLVFVANFDENDPKTFEGVDPQNTSMRDVYRKFDLGQDVIDFTGHALALYRTDDYLDQPCLETINRIKLYSESLARYGKSPYLYPLYGLGELPQGFARLSAIYGGTYMLNKPVDDIIMENGKVVGVKSEGEVARCKQLICDPSYIPDRVRKAGQVIRIICILSHPIKNTNDANSCQIIIPQNQVNRKSDIYVCMISYAHNVAAQGKYIAIASTTVETGEPEKEIEPALELLEPIDQKFVAISDLYEPIDDGSESQVFCSCSYDATTHFETTCNDIKDIYKRMAGSAFDFENMKRKQNDVFGEADQ; the protein is encoded by the exons ATGGACGAGGAGTACGATGTGATCGTGCTGGGAACCGGCCTCACT CTGTATAAACGGTTTCAATTGCTGGATGGGCCCTCTGAGGCAATGGGCCGGGGCCGAGACTGGAACGTGGACCTGATCCCCAAATTCCTCATGGCCAATG GGCAGTTGGTAAAGATGCTGCTGTATACAGAGGTGACACGCTATCTGGACTTCAAGGTGGTGGAGGGCAGCTTTGTCTACAAAGGGGGCAAGATCTACAAAGTACCATCCACTGAGACTGAAGCGTTGGCTTCCA ATCTGATGGGCATGTTTGAGAAACGGCGCTTCCGCAAGTTCCTGGTGTTTGTGGCGAACTTTGATGAGAATGACCCCAAGACATTTGAAGGTGTTGACCCCCAGAACACCAGCATGCGCGATGTCTACCGGAAGTTTGACCTGGGCCAGGACGTCATTGACTTCACCGGCCATGCCCTGGCACTCTACCGCACCGATGA CTACCTGGACCAGCCCTGTCTTGAGACCATCAATCGCATCAAGTTGTATAGCGAGTCCCTGGCCCGGTATGGCAAGAGCCCATATTTATACCCGCTCTACGGCCTTGGCGAGCTGCCCCAGGGCTTTGCAAG ATTGAGTGCTATCTATGGGGGGACGTATATGCTGAACAAACCTGTGGACGACATCATCATGGAGAATGGCAAGGTGGTGGGTGTGAAGTCTGAGGGAGAG GTGGCCCGCTGCAAGCAGCTGATCTGTGACCCCAGCTACATTCCAGACCGTGTTCGGAAGGCCGGCCAGGTTATCCGCATCATCTGTATCCTCAGCCACCCCATCAAGAACACTAACGATGCCAACTCCTGCCAGATCATCATCCCCCAGAACCAGGTCAACAGGAAGTCAG ACATCTACGTATGCATGATTTCCTATGCACACAATGTGGCTGCGCAGGGCAAGTACATAGCCATCGCCAGTACCACAGTGGAGACTGGGGAGCCTGAAAAGGAGATTGAGCCAGCCCTGGAGCTGCTGGAGCCCATTGACCAGAA GTTTGTAGCCATCAGTGACTTGTATGAGCCCATCGACGATGGTTCTGAGAGCCAG GTGTTCTGCTCCTGCTCCTATGATGCTACTACACACTTCGAGACAACCTGCAATGACATTAAAGACATCTACAAGCGCATGGCAGGCTCTGCCTTTGACTTTGAGAACATGAAGCGCAAACAGAACGATGTCTTTGGAGAAGCTGACCAGTGA